A DNA window from Kitasatospora viridis contains the following coding sequences:
- a CDS encoding RNA polymerase sigma factor gives MTGPLIEDLLRELAPQVLGVLVRRHGQFDDCEDAVQEAVLAAAVQWPAEGVPRNPRGWLLTVATRRLIDQLRSDRARREREEATAHEVVPEEVPDTDDTLLLLFLCCHPTLTAASQTALTLRAVGGLTTAEIARAFLVPEATMAARISRAKQRIRAAGSSFAPPAGAERAERLRVVLQVLYLIFNEGYTASSGSRLHRPDLAREAIRLTRAVHAQLPADGEVTGLLALMLLTHARRAARTTPQGDLVPLAEQDRGRWDREMLDEGTGLAKASLGAPELGPYQVQAAIAATHADAPTAAQTDWRQVQALYLILERIAPNPMVTLNRAVALAETAGPRAGLDLLAGLAADPRLAGHHRLLSVRAHLLERAGEPAAAYEDYRRAARATASLAEQRYLERRAGRVRPAG, from the coding sequence CGGCACGGGCAGTTCGACGACTGCGAGGACGCCGTGCAGGAGGCGGTGCTCGCCGCCGCCGTCCAGTGGCCGGCCGAGGGCGTGCCGCGCAACCCGCGCGGCTGGCTGCTCACCGTGGCGACCCGGCGGCTGATCGACCAGCTGCGCAGCGACCGGGCGCGCCGGGAGCGCGAGGAGGCGACGGCGCACGAGGTGGTCCCCGAGGAGGTGCCGGACACCGACGACACGCTGCTGCTGCTCTTCCTGTGCTGCCACCCGACGCTGACCGCCGCCTCGCAGACCGCGCTGACGCTGCGAGCGGTCGGCGGGCTGACCACCGCCGAGATCGCCCGGGCCTTCCTGGTGCCGGAGGCCACCATGGCGGCCCGGATCAGCCGGGCCAAGCAGCGGATCCGGGCGGCCGGCAGCTCCTTCGCGCCGCCCGCGGGGGCGGAGCGCGCGGAGCGGCTGCGGGTGGTGCTGCAGGTGCTCTACCTGATCTTCAACGAGGGCTACACCGCCTCCTCCGGCAGCCGGTTGCACCGGCCCGACCTGGCCCGGGAGGCGATCCGGCTGACCCGGGCGGTGCACGCGCAACTGCCCGCGGACGGCGAGGTGACCGGGCTGCTGGCGCTGATGCTGCTCACCCACGCGCGCCGGGCCGCCCGGACCACGCCGCAGGGCGACCTGGTGCCGCTGGCCGAGCAGGACCGCGGGCGGTGGGACCGGGAGATGCTGGACGAGGGGACAGGGCTGGCGAAGGCCTCGCTGGGGGCGCCGGAGCTCGGCCCGTACCAGGTGCAGGCCGCGATCGCCGCGACGCACGCGGACGCGCCGACCGCCGCGCAGACCGACTGGCGGCAGGTGCAGGCGCTCTACCTGATCCTGGAGCGGATCGCGCCGAACCCGATGGTCACCCTCAACCGGGCCGTCGCGCTGGCCGAGACGGCGGGGCCGCGGGCCGGGCTGGACCTGCTCGCCGGGCTGGCGGCCGATCCGCGGCTGGCCGGCCACCACCGGCTGCTCTCGGTCCGCGCCCACCTGCTGGAGCGGGCCGGCGAGCCGGCGGCGGCGTACGAGGACTACCGGCGGGCGGCGAGGGCGACGGCGAGCCTGGCCGAGCAGCGCTACCTGGAGCGGCGGGCGGGGCGGGTGCGGCCGGCGGGGTGA